In the genome of Globicephala melas chromosome 7, mGloMel1.2, whole genome shotgun sequence, one region contains:
- the B3GALT1 gene encoding beta-1,3-galactosyltransferase 1, with amino-acid sequence MASKVSCLYVLTVVCWASALWYLSVTRPTSSYTGSKPFSHLTVARKNFTFGNIRTRPINPHSFEFLINEPNKCEKNIPFLVILISTTHKEFDARQAIRETWGDENNFKGIKIATLFLLGKNADPVLNQMVEQESQIFHDIIVEDFIDSYHNLTLKTLMGMRWVATFCSKAKYVMKTDSDIFVNMDNLIYKLLKPSTKPRRRYFTGYVINGGPIRDVRSKWYMPRDLYPDSNYPPFCSGTGYIFSADVAELIYKTSLHTRLLHLEDVYVGLCLRKLGIHPFQNSGFNHWKMAYSLCRYRRVITVHQISPEEMHRIWNDMSSKKHLRC; translated from the coding sequence ATGGCTTCAAAGGTCTCCTGTTTATACGTTTTGACAGTCGTGTGCTGGGCCAGCGCTCTCTGGTACTTGAGTGTCACTCGCCCTACTTCTTCCTACACTGGCTCTAAGCCATTCAGCCATCTAACAGTTGCCAGGAAAAACTTCACCTTTGGCAACATAAGAACTCGACCTATAAACCCCCATTCTTTTGAATTTCTTATAAATGAGCCCAACAAGTGTGAGAAAAACATTCCTTTCCTCGTTATCCTCATCAGCACCACCCATAAAGAATTCGATGCCCGGCAGGCGATCCGAGAGACCTGGGGGGATGAGAACAACTTTAAAGGGATCAAGATAGCCACTCTCTTCCTCCTGGGCAAGAACGCTGATCCCGTTCTCAATCAGATGGTGGAGCAAGAAAGCCAGATCTTTCACGACATTATCGTGGAGGACTTCATTGATTCCTACCATAACCTTACCCTCAAAACCTTAATGGGGATGAGGTGGGTGGCCACTTTTTGTTCAAAAGCCAAGTACGTCATGAAAACAGACAGCGACATTTTTGTCAACATGGACAACCTTATTTATAAACTACTAAAACCGTCCACCAAGCCAAGAAGAAGGTATTTTACTGGCTATGTCATCAACGGAGGGCCAATCCGAGACGTCCGCAGTAAGTGGTATATGCCTAGGGACTTGTACCCTGACAGTAACTACCCACCCTTCTGCTCGGGGACCGGCTATATCTTTTCAGCTGATGTGGCTGAACTCATTTACAAGACCTCCCTCCACACCAGGCTGCTTCACCTGGAAGATGTATATGTGGGACTGTGTCTTCGAAAGCTGGGCATCCATCCTTTCCAGAACAGTGGCTTCAATCACTGGAAAATGGCCTACAGTTTGTGTAGGTATCGCCGAGTTATCACCGTGCATCAGATCTCTCCAGAAGAAATGCACAGAATCTGGAATGACATGTcaagcaagaaacatctcagatGTTAG